A window of the Drosophila simulans strain w501 chromosome 2L, Prin_Dsim_3.1, whole genome shotgun sequence genome harbors these coding sequences:
- the LOC6732516 gene encoding protein disulfide-isomerase A6 homolog, with the protein MRQLASILLLAFVVGSVSAFYSPSDGVVELTPSNFDREVLKDDAIWVVEFYAPWCGHCQSLVPEYKKLAKALKGVVKVGSVNADADSTLSGQFGVRGFPTIKIFGANKKSPTDYNGQRTAKAIAEAALAEVKKKVQGVLGGGGGSSSGGSGSSSGDDVIELTEDNFDKLVLNSDDIWLVEFFAPWCGHCKNLAPEWAKAAKELKGKVKLGALDATAHQSKAAEYNVRGYPTIKFFPAGSKRASDAQEYDGGRTASDIVSWASDKHVANVPAPELIEIYNESTFETACEGKPLCVVSVLPHILDCDAKCRNKFLDTLRTLGEKFKQKQWGWAWAEGGQQLALEESLEVGGFGYPAMAVVNFKKMKFSVLKGSFSKDGINEFLRDISYGRGHTAPVRGAKKPAIVSVDPWDGKDGQLPTEEDIDLSDIDLDKDEL; encoded by the exons ATGAGGCAACTGG CGAGCATTTTGTTGCTGGCATTTGTCGTGGGCAGCGTTAGTGCCTTCTATTCGCCCAGCGATGGCGTCGTGGAGTTGACGCCCTCGAATTTCGACCGGGAGGTGCTTAAAGACGACGCCATCTGGGTCGTGGAGTTCTATGCTCCATGGTGCGGCCATTGCCAGAGCCTGGTGCCCGAGTACAAGAAGCTGGCCAAGGCATTGAAGGGAGTCGTGAAAGTGGGCTCCGTGAATGCCGATGCGGACAGCACGCTGAGTGGCCAGTTCGGTGTACGTGGCTTTCCCACCATCAAGATCTTTGGCGCCAACAAGAAGTCGCCCACGGACTACAATGGTCAGCGAACCGCTAAGGCCATCGCTGAAGCCGCTCTGGCGGAGGTCAAGAAGAAGGTGCAGGGTGTCctgggcggcggcggtggatcGTCTTCTGGCGGTTCCGGCAGCTCTTCCGGCGATGATGTCATCGAACTCACCGAGGACAACTTCGACAAACTGGTCCTGAACTCCGACGACATATGGCTGGTGGAATTCTTCGCCCCCTGGTGTGGTCACTGCAAGAACCTGGCACCCGAATGGGCCAAGGCCGCCAAGGAGTTGAAGGGCAAGGTCAAGTTGGGCGCCCTGGATGCCACCGCGCATCAGAGCAAGGCCGCCGAATACAATGTGCGTGGGTACCCTACCATTAAGTTCTTCCCTGCTGGTTCCAAGCGAGCCAGTGATGCCCAGGAGTATGATGGCGGACGCACTGCCTCGGATATTGTCTCGTGGGCCAGTGACAAGCATGTGGCCAATGTGCCAGCACCCGAACTCATCGAGATTTACAATGAATCCACTTTTGAAACTGCCTGCGAAGGAAAGCCATTGTGCGTCGTTTCCGTTCTGCCGCACATTCTCGACTGCGATGCCAAGTGCCGCAACAAATTCCTCGACACATTGCGCACCCTGGGCGAGAAGTTCAAGCAGAAGCAATGGGGCTGGGCCTGGGCAGAAGGTGGCCAGCAGTTGGCCCTGGAAGAGTCGCTCGAAGTGGGAGGATTCGGCTATCCGGCCATGGCTGTGGTCAACTTCAAGAAGATGAAATTCTCCGTGCTCAAGGGCTCCTTCTCCAAGGACGGCATTAACGAGTTCCTGCGCGACATCTCCTACGGACGTGGCCACACGGCGCCTGTTCGCGGAGCCAAGAAACCTGCGATTGTGTCCGTGGATCCTTGGGACGGCAAAGATGGCCAACTGCCCACCGAGGAGGACATCGATCTGAGCGACATCGATCTGGATAAGGACGAGCTGTAA
- the LOC27208847 gene encoding juvenile hormone acid O-methyltransferase translates to MNQASLYQHANQVQRHDAKLILDEFASTMQWRSDGEDALLDVGSGSGNVLMDFVKPLLPIRGQLVGTDISSQMVHYASKHYQREERTRFQVLDIGCERLPEELSGRFDHVTSFYCLHWVQNLKGALGNIYNLLKPEGGDCLLAFLASNPVYEVYKILRTNEKWSTYMQDVERFISPLHYSSNPGEEFSQLLNDVGFVQHNVEIRNEVFVYEGVRTLKDNVKAICPFLERMPADLHEQFLDDFIDIVISMNLQQGENNEDQKFLSPYKLVVAYARKTPEFVNNVFLEPPHQNLVKGIN, encoded by the exons ATGAATCAGGCCTCTCTATATCAGCACGCCAACCAGGTGCAACGGCACGATGCCAAGTTGATTCTGGACGAGTTTGCCTCGACCATGCAGTGGCGATCCGATGGAGAGGACGCCCTCCTGGATGTGGGTTCAGGATCCGGTAACGTGCTCATGGACTTCGTAAAGCCACTGCTGCCGATTCGTGGACAACTGGTGGGCACCGACATCTCCAGCCAGATGGTGCACTATGCCAGCAAGCATTACCAGCGGGAGGAGCGTACCAGATTCCAGGTTCTGGACATAGGATGCGAGCGGCTGCCCGAGGAGCTGAGCGGCCGATTTGACCATGTCACCTCTTTCTACTGCCTCCATTGGGTGCAAAATCTGAAAGGAGCCCTCGGAAATATATACAATCTTCTGAAGCCCGAAGGTGGTGACTGTCTTCTGGCCTTTTTGGCCTCCAATCCGGTTTACGAAGTCTATAAGATTCTTAGGACAAACGAAAAGTGGTCGACTTATATGCAGGATGTGGAGAGGTTCATATCCCCATTGCACTACAGTTCAAATCCTGGCGAGGAATTCAGTCAGTTGTTGAACGATGTGGGTTTCGTGCAACACAATGTGGAAATACGAAATGAAGTGTTTGTTTATGAAGGTGTCAGGACTCTGAAAG ATAATGTAAAGGCCATTTGTCCTTTTCTTGAGCGAATGCCTGCAGATTTGCATGAACAGTTCCTGGATGACTTTATAGACATTGTTATATCCATGAATTTGCAGCAAGGCGAAAACAATGAGGATCAAAAGTTCCTATCTCCCTATAAACTGGTGGTGGCCTATGCCCGCAAGACTCCTGAATTTGTGAATAATGTTTTCCTGGAGCCTCCACATCAAAACTTGGTTAAGggaataaattaa